In Sphingobacteriales bacterium, the sequence AACTTTCAATATCAGTTATTTCCGGACTCCAGACAGGTTTGGAAATCTGATTGATCAGGTAATTTCGGAAAAATACCCCCGACCTTTTGTTGGGAAAAACGACAGATATATTATTCAGGTTTTCGCCAAAATTTTTCAGCAGCCAAGAGGCTGTTTGCTCAAGAAAATACATATTGCTCCCTTTATTCAGGGGGTAAAATTATTATTTTAACCGAAATTCTGAAAACTATTTATTTTTGAGGATATCCCTGATTTCAGTCAGTAAGAGCTCTTCTTTGCCCGGAGCAGGTGGAGCAGCAGGTTCTGCAGCTTTTTGTTCTTCTTTTTGCCTAAGTTTGTTCATTGCCTTGATTAATAAAAATATGGCAAAAGCAATGATCAGAAAATCAACAGTGGTCTGAATGAAATTTCCGTAATTCAGGGTTACGGCATCTTTGACTATGGCTCCGGCTTCATCCAATTGTGCCTGCTTTAACACAATTTTAAACCCTGTAAAATCCATCCCACCAATCAGCATACCCAAAGGTGGCATCAATACATCATTGACAAAACTGGAGACAATTTTTCCAAAGGCAGCACCAATAATGATACCGACTGCCATATCGACCACATTGCCTCTCGAAATAAAGCTTCGGAATTCTTTTGCAAAACTCATATCACTTTTTTTAAGGGGTTGAGAAAATCAATTTCGCTACAAAAATACAAAAAGGATTTTTTTCAGGGAATTATTTTTAATATTGAAGTGGTTATAAAAGTCGAAATGAAACTGAAAATCATATTGGTTAGGCCATCTGTTGCAGAAAATATCGGTGCGGTGGCAAGGATATTGAAAAACATGGGTCTGGAGGAACTCAGGCTGGTCAGTCCCCTATGCGAATTAAAAGGAAAAGCTGAATGGGTAGCGCATGGTGCCCGCGACATCCTCCAAAATGCCGTTATCTTTTCAAACCTGGGGAATGCGTTGTCAGATATTGATTTCTCGGTGGCTACCACTGCAAAAAAGCGAAAAAGAAAAGCCGATAACCATTTACCCGAAAAAGCCATTGAAATAATTTTCAATAAAAAAACGGCTATCAATACAGCTGCCATAGTGTTTGGAAATGAATCCCACGGGCTTAACGATCATGAAATATCCCTGTG encodes:
- the mscL gene encoding large-conductance mechanosensitive channel protein MscL; protein product: MSFAKEFRSFISRGNVVDMAVGIIIGAAFGKIVSSFVNDVLMPPLGMLIGGMDFTGFKIVLKQAQLDEAGAIVKDAVTLNYGNFIQTTVDFLIIAFAIFLLIKAMNKLRQKEEQKAAEPAAPPAPGKEELLLTEIRDILKNK
- a CDS encoding tRNA/rRNA methyltransferase, which encodes MKLKIILVRPSVAENIGAVARILKNMGLEELRLVSPLCELKGKAEWVAHGARDILQNAVIFSNLGNALSDIDFSVATTAKKRKRKADNHLPEKAIEIIFNKKTAINTAAIVFGNESHGLNDHEISLCNIISTIPMHTAYPSLNLSHAVMIFAYEYFKFQKAQPSGKECTTDKGFKSLMLKAEEILNELEISKNKNLHNRIMERLSLLDETDIHLMLSVFDRYFRTKQLK